Genomic segment of Ischnura elegans chromosome 12, ioIscEleg1.1, whole genome shotgun sequence:
GGCAGGAGTCAATAGATTTTTGCACTACTTCAAAAACTTAActcaaattaacaaaattaactCAAGGGTTTTTATggctgcatttaaaaaaataaccaacaaaaatagtaaaaaaaaatgcttcggtCTTAAGTAGATGTAATGGTGCTTGCATTTCAAAGTTTTACTCTCAATTTTTCTAGGCCCTCTTTATTTCTTCTATAGGTGAAACTCTACAGACTACAGTCCAGCCGTCGAGatttgtccgatgacagttctaAAGGAGGGGCAGAGAACCCTGCATTAGCACGAtttgcagccaatcactgtccCCCAAACACGCCTCAAACCCTTGCCTAAtcgtacaacgttgtcacatgcacaTGGAGCaccgaaacaagcctgagccaccaaaacatgccctttcttcaAATTACCAATACAAGGGATTCTTTCTTTGAGTCCTTCATGCTTGttgtcccttctggctcctttcctAAGGGAAGCCTTTTTTTACACGTGTGaatgatgtgggcgtttccctttcttaccatGCAACCTTACCCTCTACCCCTTTTTCCTGCCATCGGATAACTCTCGGCGGCTGGACTGTAGATGCTCTGTCTTCGAATTCTTAGTGATAAGATGTTCGGGAGGACAACTGTCATTagaaatcgataaatgaatgtTGCACTCCAAGCATGGGTGTGTGAAATTTCAGAGTTCAATGGATTTCGTCATTTATACAAAATACATTACACTGGTACTTCCCTCGAGGAATATGAGAAATTAACCACTGCTTAactgtaattatttataaaatctacAATAAGCTTAACATTTATAATACAATATGCatgatatttccaataaaaacagGATTTCATTATCTTTGTGTTCGCCTTCAGCAATGGCTTAAATATCCGTACATTCTTacataacttatttttttcaaattaattacttcATTATCCATGTTTTATAACTAAAAATGCTTCccaacaaattattaattattattatgcttgTAAAATCACTGttattgtttttaacaactttttgaatcatggtcacaagcataaaatttttagatttttccatTTCAGTAACGTGATGTTTCTCAGGCCGCTAATCGAATTTGGTCGCAAATCTacataaataaagaataaaaacgtTAAATTTGAAGTGTGCCATatccatttttttgcaaaaatatgaagctaacgaggaTTACAGACTATTTGAAATagtcattttgaaaatgttcataatttttaaaacccagcagtctctcagaccgcatgtcaccggttaagggttaacgTAACCTGTGGTGGAACAGCTCCAAAGAGATCTATCAAAAACATTTAGTTCTAGTTGAAAAAGCTATCTTCTGTAGTCATTGAAGATTTGAAGTGAAAGTTGCAGATCTTTTTCATGTGTGGTTATCTTTATAAACATTGACCTTAGAGTTATTAACACATTGCTTAaagaacatttaatttaattccttTCTCACAACACCAGGTATTAATCTCTAAGACTCATATTTCTAAATCCGAAATATATTGAGTCCGGTTTGAAGTGTAAATTAAACATTTGTAGAAGATTGCCCTCCAGAAAATTGAGCgctgataaaatatgtatatgatttcattgaaaaactctttgaaatGAATCTTTATCAAGGCAGGTATTAATTTGCTGGGGGAGGGTGTCTCTGCATTATTTGCTTACTCATATTGATATTGAGCTAGGTACCATTCAAGACTTAAGATAATATTTCAGCCAAGTGCTCAACAGGCTGCTGATTGGGGGGTCTCGTGTtaaaatcctgggtgaagccttcggatatCCCCAAACAAAATCTTTGGACtgcgaggtggtccagggaaaggacctggccctcctaccctgaatatgtAAAATTCACAAGCCTGTAGCTAAggccagggtgagctctaccctcacctatctaaaccaacttTCGCGTTGAATCACTCAGTTAGCCATAAAGTATACATACAATCGATAATGGGGTTATTCACGTGGTTAGAATAATTAATAGTTAGAAAAATCATGTAGCATAGACCTAGGAACACAAGATACGaattaaaggagaaaaatatcaGTAGGTAGTTTAGAGTAGTTGAATTTAGTAGTACTTAATACCTGCCTTGATAAAGATTCATTTCTtagtttttcaatgaaatcatatgtacatattttatcagaGAGCTCTCAATTTTATGGAGGGCAATCTTCTACAAATGCTTAATTTACAATTCAAACAGGACTCAATATATAGTAGAATAGTTTTAGTAGTAGTagaattttaaaagagaaaaatgcaGTTTTTCAAGGAATTTATCACTTGAGAAGCTCATTACCGTCGGTTCCAATTGACGTTTAAAGAAATGTGACACTTGTAACTATAAGAAAAAATCGGCAAATTTGTTCATTACGCAAGCACTAAAATTACCTCAAAAGCACCCTTGTCCTCTCTTCGTCTCTTAGTTTTTACGGGTCTCCTTTTGACATGATCATCTTTTTTATCTTCGTCAACTTCATCCACCCTCATATCACCTTCATAGGGACCAAATCCATCCACACTATCAGCATTGTAATATACATCAGAATTCTGGGATTCTGCTTTGATACTTTGGGCAGCACTCCGGCATTTATTCAGCATCGCCAAAAGGAAAGCATTGTGCAAGTGTATATTGTCGCGCGAGATTAACTTGCGCGACTCAGAATCAAACTCCTCCTTTGTTGACTGAAAAGAAATGATCAACATATAGTCACAATTGAAAAGATGTTCTTGATAACAACTCTCTTAACAATAGTACTTACTTTCATTTGGAACCATAATTTCATAAGGTTAAAGTACCTGTAAAGCAAAATGAGGTTCAGAGAAATAGCAGCAGGGTAAATACAGATAGGGCTTTTCAAATTGCTTACGATTTTGAATTGTCCCCTAAGGCTTCCAATAAACTTTTTCTCGTGGTTTCCAAATCTAAAATTTCTGccatttccataaaaaaactaCTTCAACAGCGAATAGTATTCAATACCTACTTTCGACAGGCCGAGCGCTCGTCGCAGAAAGCGCCGAAcaaaaaatgacaacaaaaaacAGAAACGAAACAATTGAATTACTCAGAGCAACTTGCCGTGTAACCATAATGTTCATGTATGCAACCGcaaccatagagtttatattactataatgTAGAGTATTTATCTATGCAACTATGCTCCTTATATACCTATCATCTTTCCTGTATTTTCTTCTCttctaaaattttcttgaaatttagcGGTTTATCCTTTACCAAAAATCTTGTCTTTCAACTATACCTTCACCAAGTGTTCTTGTGTTTTCTTAGTGTTTATTTTCGTGACTCCTTTATACATCATGGTAAACATTTCTAATCCGTGCGGTATCGTTTTATGTCCACGGAAATGGAAAGGAATATGACATTTTACTTTTAACTAACATGTCTTATTGTTTGTTGATATTTGTCATCGGACCAAGTTCACgattgttaatttatttacatttttctgaggtcgaaaataaaattgtatccAGTATTTGCACTATTAATGGTTTCTTTGAGTTTCTATTGCATGGTTCCACGTATCCAGGTCGAGGCAATATCTTTTGGGAAGTCAAGGGTACTCAATATATTCACCTTTTGGTCTTTTTTCGAGATGGTCGCATATGCGTACGGAAGAATTTTATCCGAACCTTACTTTGAAACGAAAATGCTATTGAATTATTCAGTATCATATGTACGTAATTTTACCAAAGACAAACATTTTCATCACGCATTCTGATCTCAGTCTAACAGATGGTCCATTCATATCAACGATAATACAATTCACATTAATGTGTGCATGCTTgtccatttctttttttaacgatAAAGCAAATTCCATTCAGACCGCAACTGTATCAACTTGCGCTTGGATGTCTGAATGGATTACGTGTTCCAAAATACGCGAAAGTTATGGCGCGACGACGAGATGGCTACCAAAAGTCTCGCCTGTGAAACAAAATCAACTTCCGGTGTCACCCCACGCGCCTGAGTACCTCATGGAGGCTCGCTCGACGGCTTCGCCGCCGCCGCTTCGGTAGACACCCTGACGCCAACCCCATGTTGTGACGTAAGGATGTGatggcatattttacttattttttcaatccttCATACAAGGCGATCAAGTTCTTCCGATCCGAGACATTGATgaactgaaaatgaaataaaggcaCAGCTAATGCGGATTATATATTAGAAGCATCTAATTTAAGAACACACAAACACTTCagctgatattttgttgtcagtATTTCCATTTGGTTTTGAGTTCTGTAAGACATTTGAGAGCTGTAAGCATTTGTTGCATGGCAAAATTCTCTTTGTAAGATCTATGGATTCTTTGAAATATCATTGCAACCATATTAATATACGACATcggtaaaatataaaaagtactctttattatccattatttttttattgtaacgcaattatgaaagaaaaaccgCGATGAATTATATTATAAGTCTTAATTTTGAGGTGTTTTCCATAATGAACGCACCGAAGCATTCGTATAGAAGTATGTCGGGGCTATGGGGGATTCTCGGGGTAACGGTTATTGAACGAAATGGCGTCGCACTGTCTGGCGAGGGAGACGAGATGTGATAACTACGTCTGAGTTTCAAGGTCAAGGGAATTCGTGCTGCCAAGTTTACctataagtgaaataatttttccacatcAGTACTTCTTCCTGCGCAAAAATATTCCCATAAACGCCTTATTGTATAGTTAATGTTATTATATAAACCTTGCGCGCTACATAGTATCCAAAACGTCTTAAATAACGTTCCAAGTATTACGCTTGACAACTGCGCTAgaatcatttttccatccctcccCCTCAGTTTATGTATGAGAATTATATTCATACTGTCTTCCGAAAACGACCCTTTAAATACAACAATAAGTTCATTATTTGTGGATAAAATTTGTATTTACAACCGcatttaatgtttaaataaatttatcattctaTTGGTGTATTTTGTGGTCTATAGAACtcttaaatattattgtttttgtgtcaACCGGCCTACAACTTTTCCAAGTTTGCATGGATCTTGCTCACTGCAATATGGCCGCCGAGACTGGTTTCCCTTGCCGCCCGCGTCAGTCAATGAAAGGCAACACAACACTGAACTCCATGTTATCAATGGAGTTTTGCTCGAGTGAGAATGGTTATGTGTTCTTGTAATGTGCTATTATTGAAGGATAATCGTCAAAAGCATCCAGAATATTAGTGAACTTAAGTGTTTGTGCCAACGAAATTGCTCAGGTTTTGTTCTAATGCTTGGGGATTTCCTCTATGTGTGTGCCCCGAGGGGAACGTCTCTCCCGAGCTAAATGAGTGACCAGAAGATTCAGAAAATTCAAACCGACTTGCCGCGGCTCTGGGTGAATGGTGAAGTGGAAGGACAGTATTTTAATCGGTGGCTGTGTTATTCCTCTAATCCGCTTCCCGCGGGGAACGGCGTCTTAGGTGCTCGCCGCATGTTCTCTACGAATTTCAAGCTACGTGTTCTTGATTCATATAGACAAGATCCGGAATGTAGGGGTAATCAGCGAGCAACAGCTAGGAAATACGGAATTCACCGTCGACAAATACAGAAGTGGCTTCAAGTGGAACCTCTGTTGCGATCTTCTGTTAGAGGGCCGGGGGACATGGCTCTTGATCTTGTAATACGTGATAAAGACATGCCTGAAGCTTCGATAAAATGTGAGCcgatggaggaggaagaagaggatgaagaagaagagggTGATCCTCCATCACCGAAATTGCTGACCCCAGTTAATCAGGATCCTTCCATATGGGTAAAACAGGAAGCCCAAGAGGACGTCACAAATGCTCAACCCACACGTCTCCCTGCGTTCTCGAAACGTCGCTCCTTTTCGTTACAATTTAAGCTCGGGGTGCTGGACGCCTTCCACGCTGGTTGTGGTAACCAACGAGCTACCGCTAGATTGTTTGGCATTAATCGTCGGCAAGTGCAAAAGTGGTTGCGTCAAGAAGCCCGGCTTCGCAGTGAGGCATCCGTAGCAGCCGTCGCAGCCGAGAGGCAGAGACTAGGAAGGTGGGCGGCTGAGGAGGAAGAAGCTGGGGAGAAGACCTCGGCGGTGGAGTGGGAACCTCCGCTTAATATACCCGTCGTACGGAGGCCGTGGGCTGACTTCGACGAGGATGTTCCGGAGGTGAAAAGGCCTCGTTGGGAGTGGCCGATGGAACAGGAGACTGCCTTGTGCCTAGTGAAAGCAGAGAAGCAGAGGGGTGACGTGAGTGATGCTCCAGTCGCTCCTAAAGAACGGAGGCTCCCACCAGCTCCACACTGGGTACCTCCCCCACTATCAGTCATGTATGCAGCTTGCGATGAATTCTTAGGGCTTTGTCAAAACACTGTGGCCTTAAGTTTCCATCCCAATGGCAAAGATGTGGTGTCCTCGTCATCGTCTGCAGCTTCCTCCCCAGACCCTTTGCCATTTACGTGCCTTCCCCCTTCTCCGCCTGGTGGTCGACGCCGTCAGTGTTATCACCTGGATTTCAAATTGAGAGCAATCGAAGAGTACCATGAAGGCGacggggagtggaggggaaaccAAAGGGCTGTTGCTAAGAGATTCGGTGTCCATAGGCGGCAGATACAGAAGTGGTTGAAACAAGAAGAGCAGCTGCGGCAACGGGCTGCTGGTGCGACGTCTGGGACAGGGTGCTGACACATTGTGAGAGGCGTTGGGAATAAAATATTCCCTGAAGTCATTCTTTTATCAGTTTGTGGAGATGAGAAATTTTACATTCAAGCAGggaaaatacatatttacatgAATGATATATTGTATAAGGGAGTGAAATcgtttttatgcccatatatttTCACTAAATgctcattttatcatcatgttaaAACTTTTATGCATATGGTTGCATAATTTGAAGTTAAGAGTCTTCTATAGCAGTTGCTCCTCCTTAATTTGCTCAAAAACAAACTGAAAGGGAGTTCCAGGGAAGCAAGTGTTTGTGTGGCCATGTGAATTTATCTCAGACTTCCAGTGATTAATCTGGGTTCATTCAAAGGACTCTTTGCCCTATTTATTTTATAGACTTTAAGAGAAGTGACATGTGTTTcctggatataatttttttaatgtgctcaATGAATCCAGTGCTGCCTCATGAAACCGAAATTCATGACTCAGGTCTTCCTTTTCATGCTTCCCATAATGTTACTTCCGACATCAAAGGGAGTATTTGTGTGCCTTATAATTCTCCTGTGTATTAAGTGTCAATACGACATGTAGTGTGATATTCCCCAATTTTTTACTAATGTATACACTAAACAGCTTTACTATTTGATAACATGTTTGAGGAATACCCATTTCGATTCCTACATAACTACTGggatataatgataataatttattcttataaGTCATTGTCTTTATGATTGTAAACTAGACTAAATCTACTTGCCTTAGATTACCTGGTGAATGAGTATGGCTGTTCTTAATTACCATTGATGGAATTATGTTTGCTATAAACAGAGGCTAAAGTGTGAAGATTGATGTCTTTgccattctaatttttttactgatagGTAAATTTACTATGAAATATCTCATATTTTCTTAGTGTTAGGATTTATATGATATTTAGATTCCATGAGTGTttgaatatatgaaatattttgtacaagGAAATTAGTAtgcatgtgtgtgtgtgcatgtgatattatggattttaaattcattcacaaGATGTATCAAGTTGAATGGAATCTGAGAAAGAGAGTTTATCATAAGCGAAAGTTAACTTTTTCTTGAAGTTGATTTTTAAGCTGAGCTCAATATAGTTGGAACAGAACTAGAGAAGGCCTATTTTTCACTCACTGCCTAAATGCTTCAATGCCTTTTAAGTAAAACTGATTTGTATGGATGGTATTGTTGCAGCCCTTATGACTTGTGGCTGCATACAGTCAGTGAACTCTTTTACATATTGTTGACTTTgggaaattacttttttaataatggCTATTCCACTCGTGGACTGCTGGATACTGATGAATATCTACTTATTTTTGTAATCGATTGTGTAAAGTGAGCACAAATACCCAGTCAGCTGAATATTGTTCAATTATTCACTAATGTGTCTTATATCCGTTTGTGTACTTCGAGATTTCTATGAACTTTTTGGGGCttttgtccaaaaatttcctTTCTATTAAACAGTGTTGATCTTCCCTTATACAGGCATCTATGCTAAAATAACcagtgatttaaaattatttaggtCTATGCTCATGGAACTTTGCTGGTTTTAATGTCATTGAGATTTTTATTATCATCTTTCTTACCCGAAAAAATAAATCCTAATTATGTCTGAAAAGTTAAGTACTTTTTGCCATTAAATGTTTAGTTTTTGTTGTCATGTACTCTGCttatgtattatttattcctCTGAGGACAAGTGCCCCTAAAACTTAAATTTGGTGATAATAAAGACATTAATCACATGAAATTGTTgcattgatgaattttaattatccAGGTTCAAGAAAAATTGAACTTCTTTCGTTGCGAAATAATGTTGCATGTTTCATTCAACTCCTCTTGTTTTCACTTCTCATGTTCACCAGATAGGACTACGTCTCTGATTGATGTTGTACCCATTGCTCAATATAGGGAACAGCTGTATATTATGGGtaagttttattgatattatgctACCAAGAGTTGATTGAGGCTGCTGTGGATTGTGGATGCCCTTTAGGTTGGAGTATGAAAGCTGATGTTCCACTCATTTCCTCCACATTCCTCATTCATGATTGACCTCCATGATAATTTTGTCTTTTGGCTCGATTCTAAAGTTCTGAACTATGAAGAATCCATTATTTTGGTTGATGTGTTTTTTCCAGAAGCTCCTGTTTGTGTTAGCTATCATTCTTCTTCAGTTTCTCCAAGACAGTCTAAAATGGGATTGGTTTCCTTTCTATTGAATTTGAGGCAGTTGTCATTTTTCTATAGCTTGGCATTTCAACATCTATATCATAACCCCTTGCAACAATTTCTACTTTCACATGGCAACTAAGAGAATTTTAAGGCTGCTTCATAATTTATTGAGGTGGCTAATTTTCTCTTATCATTAACAAATGTTACGAGGATAATAGGAGTTTCGTAACCTGCTGTTAAGGGTTTCAAAACTTTCTGGCATTTACAGGTAGAGGGAGGGGAGTATAAATGATGTATGGAATAGTAGATACATAAGATAAAGACTGGTGTAGTGGGTGCTATGTTGGCTTCAAACCCTCCTTACTGAGGAAATATGGAGGGAATCTGCTGTCAACTTTACAAGTACCATCATTGGGTAATAGTTTACGTGCTGTTGCATTGGACGACCTTCACATATAGATATGTACCTTTTAGATTTGAATTTCACTTCCAGCATTAGGCTGTCTCAAAACCAGTGACCCTTTAAAATTAGTCCACATGCAGTCTGGTATTCCCTGAGGAAGAACCTGTTGGTATCCTTCCAACCCTAAATGAAGTAAAATCACTTACTGAGccttcataaatttaaaaaatgacaaccAAGGTTTGAAATGGGCTGCAGTCAACGGGGATGGATAAATGAATTGTCTTAAAAGGAGTCCATTACATTTTGACAAGGCTTGGTGCTGTGCAATACCTGTCAGCAATAATGTGACTGAAATGCATAGACAAGTGACTTTCtgatatatataaattattttcaagcatTGTTGAGCTGGTAAAATAACAATTTCGATTGGAGAGCCGTCATAAAGATTACCTTCTTTTAAAGACTTTCACTTGGTCACACCTGCCATTATCAAGTCTTTACCCTCCCTTGTACAATTTAATTGGCTATTAATGGTAGCATGTGCTGTTTCTACAAGAGAGGAAGTAGAAGCATGATTAACAAATTTCCAGAACAGAGATACGAGTTCCATGCTTTCTTTTCAATTCTCATATGATTTCTTGGATGTGATTACCTCTCAAGGCATTATCACGTTTAGGtatgttattttgttttttagaacaaatataaatgggaaatttggaaattttactttttgggcTTTGGAAATAGGCATTACTGACTAAAAACCAGTCAACTAAATTTACCTCTTCAACCCAAAGATGATGTAACTATCTATTTGAATGGCATATGATTCATTAAGACTGTTTGTGGACAAGATTCATGAGTGCTGCTTGTTTTGGAGTTGGTCCATGGAGTTTGCATACTAGCCTGgcttaaaaattgtatttatttctgtGCCCTTCTGCTTTATGAGCCATCCTTTAGTAGATCAAAATCCTAGAGCTATACCAAATAAGGTTTTTGGAGTTAATtagtcatattttttatgaaatccttTACCATCATCTTGTATTGAAAAGTCTATCTTTGAAACTTAGGCAAATGTGCAGTGTAAGACATGGACTGATGCCCATGAATTTGCAGGAAAGTGTAGTCTTATCATACCTTCTCAGAGATAGGCCTCAGTGAAGATCTAGGATACTGTGCTATTTAACCACTAACTGATGCACAGACAAAAGTGACTGTATTGTGATTGCTGAT
This window contains:
- the LOC124168862 gene encoding uncharacterized protein LOC124168862, producing the protein MSDQKIQKIQTDLPRLWVNGEVEGQYFNRWLCYSSNPLPAGNGVLGARRMFSTNFKLRVLDSYRQDPECRGNQRATARKYGIHRRQIQKWLQVEPLLRSSVRGPGDMALDLVIRDKDMPEASIKCEPMEEEEEDEEEEGDPPSPKLLTPVNQDPSIWVKQEAQEDVTNAQPTRLPAFSKRRSFSLQFKLGVLDAFHAGCGNQRATARLFGINRRQVQKWLRQEARLRSEASVAAVAAERQRLGRWAAEEEEAGEKTSAVEWEPPLNIPVVRRPWADFDEDVPEVKRPRWEWPMEQETALCLVKAEKQRGDVSDAPVAPKERRLPPAPHWVPPPLSVMYAACDEFLGLCQNTVALSFHPNGKDVVSSSSSAASSPDPLPFTCLPPSPPGGRRRQCYHLDFKLRAIEEYHEGDGEWRGNQRAVAKRFGVHRRQIQKWLKQEEQLRQRAAGATSGTGC